Within the Mycobacterium gordonae genome, the region AACCCTGAGCCGGTTGGACAGCGCGCCCGCACTGCCGACGCCGTGGCCGCGGGAAGCCCTGGACGACCTGTTGGTGGTGCTGCTGGCCGGCCCCACCGCGGTGGCGACCATCGAGGCCCTGGACCGCACCGGGTTGTGGGGCCAGCTGCTGCCGGAATGGGACGCGATCCGCGACCTGCCGCCACGCGATGTCTCCCACAAGTGGACGGTGGACCGTCACGTCGTGGAGTGCGCCGTGCATGCCGCGCCGCTGACCACTAATGTGGCCCGACCGGACCTGCTCGCTTTGGGTGCACTGCTGCACGACATCGGCAAGGGCCGCGGGATGGACCACTGTGTGTTGGGCGCGGACCTGGTGATCCCGATCGGTCAGCGGCTCGGACTGTCACCCGCCGACGTCGACACGATCTCGAAGATGGTCCGCCACCACCTGCTGTTGCCCATCACCGCTACCCGCAGCGACCTCAACGACCCCAAAACCATCGAGGCCGTGTCCGAGGCGCTGGGCGGTGACCCGCAATTGCTGGAGCTGATGCACGCGCTGTCGGAGGCCGACTCCAAGGCCACCGGCCCCGGCGTGTGGAGCGACTGGAAGGCGTCGCTGGTCGAGGACCTGGTGCGGCGCTGCCGGCTGGCCATGGCGGGGGAGACTCTGCCGCAGGCCGAACCCACCGCGCCGCACTATCTTTCGCTGGCGGAGCGGCAGGGCGTGCACGTCGAGCTCAACCCGGGCGACGGGGAGCGGCTGTGCGCGGTGATGGTGGCGCCCGATCAGCGCGGGTTGGTGTCCAAGGCCGCGGCCGTGCTCGCGCTGAACTCGCTGCGGGTGCATTCGGCGTCGGTGAACATCCACGAGGGAGTGGTGATCACCGAATTCGTGGTGTCCCCGCTGTTCGGTTCGCCGCCCGCCGCGGAACTACTGCGTCAGCAGTTCGTCGGCGCCCTGCACGGCGACATCGACGTCTGCGGCATGCTGGAAAAGCGGGACAGCGAGGCCACCAGTTCGGCCACCGCGCGGGCCGGCGAGGTCCAGGTGGGCGTGCCGGTCACCCGTTCGACCGCACCGCCGCGGATTCTGTGGCTGGACACCGATACCCCGGGTCAGCTGATTCTGGAAGTCCGCGCCATGGACCGGGTGGGTCTGCTCGCCTTGCTGACTCGAGCGTTGGAGCGCGCTGACACCGACATTCTGTGGGCCAAAGTCAACACCTTCGGCTCGACCGCAGCCGACGTTTTCTGTGTGTCGGTGCCGCCGGAACTGAATGCGCGCGCCGCGGTGGAGAAGCACCTGCTGGCCGTGCTGGGCGCACCCGCGGTCGTCTTGGAGGACGAGCCCGTCGGGGACTGACCTTCGTGGCAATCGCCGGGGGCCGCCTCCCGCGTGCGGGGGACGGATCGCCGGCATCGTGCTAGCGCTGTTCGGCGTTGAACTGACGTACGGCGTCAATGCGTGCTTTGAGCTGATCGCGGGTCGCTGCGGCGATCGGCGGCCCGCCACAGCGACGGCGCAGCTCGTTGTGAATCCAGCCATGCGGCTTACCGGTGCGATGGTGAGCGACCGAGACCAGGGCGTTGAGTTCGCGGCGCAGCTCCCGCAGTTGCCCGTGGGTGGTCATCGACGGCGCCGGGGCTCCAGCCTGGGCCCGCTTCTGCAGCTGTTCGTCCTGGCGCCGGTGCAGCAGGGCGCGCATCTGTTCGGCGTCGAGCAGCCCGGGAATGCCGAGATAGTCAGCCTCCTCGTCACTGCCGGCGGGGGTGGCGGTGCCGAACGAGGAGCCGTCGAAGATGACCTGGTCCAGCTCGGCGTCGGCGCCGAGTGAGGTGAAGCCCTTGTCTTCTCCGGGCTCGTTTTGCGTCTTGGTGGCCGGATCCCCGTCGAGCGGGTCGCCTTCGGATTCGCGGTGCGGTTTGCCCAGCACGTGGTTGCGCTGTGCCTCCAGCTCGCTGGCCAGTTGCAGCAGGTTGGGCACCGACGGAAGGAAGATGCTCGCCGTCTCGCCCGGTCGTCGGGATCGGACGAACCGCCCGATGGCCTGAGCGAAGAACAGCGGGGTGGAGGCGCTGGTCGCGTAGATCCCGACCGCCAGCCGCGGCACGTCCACCCCCTCGGAGACCATCCGTACGGCGACCAGCCACCGGCTGGTGCTATCCGCGAACTCCGAGATGCGGGCCGACGAGCCGGGGTCATCGGAGAGGACGACGGTGGGCGCCTCGCCGGTCGTCCTGTGCAGCAGGGTGGCATAGGCGCGGGCCGCGGTCCGGTCGGAGGCGATGATCATCCCGCCCGCGTCGGGCACATGCTCACGCTTTTGCCGCAGTCGCTGATCGGCCGCCGCGATCACCGCCGGCATCCACTCGCCGGCTGGGTCCAGGGCGGTGCGCCACGCCCGCGCGGTCTGCTCGGCGGACAACGGTTCGCCCAGTCGCGCTTCGTGTTCTTCGCCGGCGCTGTCCCGCCAGCGGGCCTGCCCCGAATACGCCATGAACACCACCGGGCGGACCACACCATCGGCCAGCGCCTCCGCGTAGCCGTAGGTGTGGTCGGCCTTCGACCGCATCAGGCCGTCGGCGTCGGGTTCGTAGTCGACGAACGGGATGGGACTGTCGTCGCTGCGAAACGGCGTGCCGGTCAGGGCCAGCCGGCGGGTGGCGTCACCGAACGCTTCCCGTATGGCGTCACCCCAGGTCTTCGCGTCGCCGCCGTGGTGGATCTCGTCGAAGATGACCAACGTCTTGCGTTGCTCGGTGCGCACGCGGTGCAGCGTCGGGTGCGCGGCGACCTGGGCATAGGTGACCACCACGCCGTGGAACTCCGGCGAGGTCTGCGCGTTGGAGTTGGAGAACTTCGGATCCAGCGACAGCCCCTGGCGCCCGGCGGCCTGTGCCCACTGGATTTTGAGGTGCTCGGTGGGTACGACGACGGTGAGCTGCTCGACGGCCCGGTGGGCGATCAGTTCACCGGCGATGCGCAGGGCGAACGCGGTCTTGCCCGCACCCGGCGTGGCGACGGCCAGGAAGTCCCGCGGCTCGGTGCCCAGGTACTTCACCAGGGCGCGACGCTGCCAGCCACGCAACGAGCGGGTGGTGTCGGCGGGGAAGTGGCTGACCGGCTGCAGCGACACATTCCCCCCATCAGCTTGCCAGAGTAGCTCGGCCGTGTGCGACGGCGCGGTGGCTGTGAAATCTAGCACGACAACGCTTTTCGGCGCTGCAACGACGTGGCTCCGAGATCAGATTCGCTGGTCGTGGGGCTGCAGCCAGTCGTGGATACGCGTGGCGACGGCGGGCCAGCCGGGTTCGAGCATCATGTTGTGGCCCATCGCGAAGAACTCGGGGTTCGGAGCGGTAAGCGACTGCCGCTTTCGCAACCAACATACCGACGCCTGCGCCGAGTCGCGGCAAGGTTGCGTCTTGACGGCCGGGGCAGCGCCTACCAGTTCGTCAAGACGAGGTGATTCAGCACGAGCGCTCCGACGACGTTGATCGCCAGCCACCAGCGGTGTGAACGAGGCGGCAGAAGAGCAGCCGGCGCCGACAGCCATACCGTGAAGGGCAGCCAGATGCGCTCCACCTCGGCCTTGCTCAACTGGCTTGCGTCGGCCAGCAGAATCGCGACCACCATTGCCACCAGGAGCAGGGTGAGGCCTCGGCGCCGACGGATTGCGGAGACGTCGATCGCCCGGCTCGTGCCGGCCACTCCGGCCAGCCCGATCACGCACACGACCGACGCCAGATTGCCCCACGACCAGTAGCGGAACGGCCGGTCAACGGCGATTCCCTGCCAATAACGTTGCTGTACTAGCTCGTAACCGTCCAACCAGCAGAACCCGGCAACCGTGAATACCAGAACCACCGCCACCGCTGCGGTAGCCGCCAGTATCAGCGCTCGGAATGCCGCACGCCGGTCGATCGCGGCGATCACGACCGCCGCGGCCGGAATCGCCATCAAGGCCAGACCGTAGCTCAGGAACATGCCCCAGCCCAGCAGCAGACCCGCGCCTACCGAGGCCATCGCCGGCATCCGCACCGACCGGCGAGCGGCCAGTGCCAGCAACGCGATTCCCCAGGCCGCCACGCCGGCAAAATAGCCGTCTGCGGATACCGCGATCCAGATCGCCGCCGGAGACACCGCGACGAACGGCGCCGCTCTTCGGGCGGTGTTCTCATGGGCCAACGCCCGGACGGTGACGATGATGGCCACCGCGGCGCTCGAACCGCTCAACAGGCACAGCAATCCAGCCCAGCCGCCGCCGGTCAGGCCGACTCGATCCAGCCACACGAAGGTAAGCAGCGCACCGGGCGGATGTCCGGAGACGTGGGTAATCCACGAATTCGGTTGAAAATCGAGGATTCTGGCCGTGAAGTGGTGAACCGCCTCGGGGATGTCCGTGACGGTGGGCACTTGTTGGAGGTATTCGTGGCGTGCAGTGAGGCGGCCGGCAAAGCCGAGCCCCCAGCCGTCGATCATGGCCAGCGAGAACGCCCATGCGGCGGCCGTCGTCCAGGTGGTCATCGTCAGCGCACGCCATGACATGCGCATGGCGATCGACGGCCCCCAAAGGATGGCGGCACCGCCGATGACCAGGGCGGGCCCAGTGCCCCACCCGATGTGGGGCTGCCACCAGCCGAAGATCGGCGCCATCCCGGCGAATGCCGCGAATCGTTCCGGTGGGGCGTTGATCAGTGGAGTGATACCGAGGTGCAGATGAGGCACCGC harbors:
- a CDS encoding DEAD/DEAH box helicase; translation: MQPVSHFPADTTRSLRGWQRRALVKYLGTEPRDFLAVATPGAGKTAFALRIAGELIAHRAVEQLTVVVPTEHLKIQWAQAAGRQGLSLDPKFSNSNAQTSPEFHGVVVTYAQVAAHPTLHRVRTEQRKTLVIFDEIHHGGDAKTWGDAIREAFGDATRRLALTGTPFRSDDSPIPFVDYEPDADGLMRSKADHTYGYAEALADGVVRPVVFMAYSGQARWRDSAGEEHEARLGEPLSAEQTARAWRTALDPAGEWMPAVIAAADQRLRQKREHVPDAGGMIIASDRTAARAYATLLHRTTGEAPTVVLSDDPGSSARISEFADSTSRWLVAVRMVSEGVDVPRLAVGIYATSASTPLFFAQAIGRFVRSRRPGETASIFLPSVPNLLQLASELEAQRNHVLGKPHRESEGDPLDGDPATKTQNEPGEDKGFTSLGADAELDQVIFDGSSFGTATPAGSDEEADYLGIPGLLDAEQMRALLHRRQDEQLQKRAQAGAPAPSMTTHGQLRELRRELNALVSVAHHRTGKPHGWIHNELRRRCGGPPIAAATRDQLKARIDAVRQFNAEQR
- a CDS encoding [protein-PII] uridylyltransferase, yielding MRPNRPDPSPSASGETQAGSAAAAVDLAAARRELLSDGLRGMKPAEMRQAVLKLHESWLIAKASEIGITDDSGFAIVAVGGLGRREMLPYSDLDLVLVHDGKPPEVLSPIADKLWYPLWDANIRLDHSVRTVSEALSTANADLTAALGMLEARHIAGSQALSTELIDGIKRQWRSGIRSRMDELVEMTHARWLRLGRIAHRAEPDLKSGRGGLRDVQLLNALALAQLIDRHGMARADTAVGSLDDAYLTLLDVRTELHVVSRRGRDQLLAQFADEISEALDVGDRFDLARMLSSAGRTISFHAVTGLRTASNALPKRGITALMRRPKRRPLDEGVVEYAGEIVLARDARPENDPGLVLRVAAAAADTGVPIGAATLSRLDSAPALPTPWPREALDDLLVVLLAGPTAVATIEALDRTGLWGQLLPEWDAIRDLPPRDVSHKWTVDRHVVECAVHAAPLTTNVARPDLLALGALLHDIGKGRGMDHCVLGADLVIPIGQRLGLSPADVDTISKMVRHHLLLPITATRSDLNDPKTIEAVSEALGGDPQLLELMHALSEADSKATGPGVWSDWKASLVEDLVRRCRLAMAGETLPQAEPTAPHYLSLAERQGVHVELNPGDGERLCAVMVAPDQRGLVSKAAAVLALNSLRVHSASVNIHEGVVITEFVVSPLFGSPPAAELLRQQFVGALHGDIDVCGMLEKRDSEATSSATARAGEVQVGVPVTRSTAPPRILWLDTDTPGQLILEVRAMDRVGLLALLTRALERADTDILWAKVNTFGSTAADVFCVSVPPELNARAAVEKHLLAVLGAPAVVLEDEPVGD